Proteins encoded by one window of Flavobacterium sp. N502540:
- a CDS encoding K(+)-transporting ATPase subunit C, whose product MKNILSLLKLTLITVILFAVIYPLAIYGIAQFAPNQGKGETISVNGKVVGYQKIGQKFDKPNYFWGRPSAVDYNAAGSAGSNKGPSNAEYLALVQKRVDTFLIVHPYLKKSEIPADMVTASGSGLDPNVSPQGALIQVKRIAKERKLDEAKVKALVESKINTAVVGPATVNVLELNVALDALK is encoded by the coding sequence ATGAAAAATATACTTTCACTATTAAAACTTACACTGATCACCGTAATTCTGTTTGCCGTTATTTATCCTCTAGCAATCTACGGAATCGCTCAATTTGCTCCAAATCAAGGAAAAGGAGAAACAATCTCGGTTAACGGAAAAGTGGTAGGGTACCAAAAAATTGGTCAGAAATTCGATAAACCCAATTATTTCTGGGGAAGACCTTCGGCAGTAGATTATAATGCTGCCGGAAGTGCGGGAAGCAATAAAGGACCAAGCAATGCGGAATATCTGGCTTTAGTTCAAAAAAGAGTGGATACTTTCTTAATCGTTCATCCCTACCTGAAAAAATCTGAGATTCCTGCAGATATGGTTACAGCTTCGGGAAGCGGTTTAGATCCGAATGTTTCACCACAAGGTGCTTTGATTCAGGTAAAGCGCATTGCCAAAGAAAGAAAACTAGACGAGGCTAAAGTGAAAGCTTTGGTAGAATCTAAAATCAATACCGCTGTTGTGGGACCAGCAACGGTTAATGTTCTGGAACTGAATGTGGCTTTGGATGCTTTAAAATAA